Proteins from a single region of Chloroherpeton thalassium ATCC 35110:
- a CDS encoding O-acetylhomoserine aminocarboxypropyltransferase/cysteine synthase family protein, producing the protein MSAAEKSQSSAYRFETLQVHAGQEPAPGTNARAVPIYQTTSYTFDSSEHGARLFELQEFGNIYTRMMNPTTDVFEKRVAALEGGIGGLATASGHSAQFLTLATLCQVGDNIVSSSFLYGGTYNQFKVAFPRLGIDVKFVEGNDPEAFRQLIDEHTKAIYVESIGNPRFVIADFEALAKIAHENGIPLIVDNTFGCAGYLCRPIDFGADIVVASATKWIGGHGTSIGGIIVDSGKFDWNSGRFPIFTEPSPGYHGLNFYEQFGPKSPFGNIAFITRARVEGLRDFGPALSPFNAFLLLQGLETLSLRVQRHADNSQALAEWLAVHPQVEWVSYPGLAADSNHALAKKYLRNGFGCILSFGIKGGAKSGETFINSVKLASHLANVGDAKTLVIHPASTTHQQLSEAEQIAAGVSPDMIRVSVGIEHIDDIKADFEQAFAKVK; encoded by the coding sequence ATGTCAGCAGCAGAAAAAAGTCAAAGCTCGGCTTATAGATTTGAGACCCTCCAGGTTCATGCTGGTCAAGAGCCGGCGCCAGGCACCAACGCACGCGCTGTCCCGATTTATCAGACGACTTCCTACACGTTTGATAGCTCGGAACATGGCGCTCGATTGTTTGAACTGCAAGAGTTCGGCAATATTTATACCCGCATGATGAACCCCACCACCGACGTGTTTGAAAAGCGTGTTGCTGCATTGGAGGGTGGCATTGGCGGCCTTGCCACAGCCAGCGGCCATTCGGCGCAGTTTCTAACGCTCGCCACGCTTTGCCAAGTCGGCGATAACATTGTCTCATCCAGCTTTTTATATGGGGGCACGTATAATCAATTCAAAGTTGCGTTTCCTCGACTCGGCATCGATGTGAAGTTTGTCGAGGGCAACGACCCAGAAGCATTCCGCCAATTGATTGATGAACATACGAAGGCCATTTATGTAGAATCCATCGGAAATCCGCGTTTTGTGATTGCCGATTTTGAAGCGCTTGCCAAAATTGCGCATGAGAACGGCATTCCGCTGATTGTGGATAATACGTTTGGCTGCGCCGGTTATCTGTGTCGCCCAATTGATTTCGGTGCGGACATTGTGGTGGCGTCCGCAACCAAATGGATCGGCGGGCACGGCACTTCCATTGGTGGCATCATCGTCGATTCGGGTAAATTCGATTGGAACAGTGGAAGATTCCCAATTTTTACCGAGCCATCGCCTGGCTACCACGGGCTTAATTTTTATGAGCAATTCGGACCGAAAAGTCCGTTTGGAAATATTGCGTTTATCACGCGTGCTCGCGTAGAAGGCTTGCGCGATTTTGGACCAGCGTTAAGCCCGTTCAATGCGTTCCTTTTATTACAAGGGCTTGAAACGCTTTCGCTTCGAGTTCAGCGCCATGCCGACAATTCGCAAGCGCTGGCCGAGTGGCTTGCTGTGCATCCGCAAGTCGAATGGGTCAGTTATCCAGGCTTGGCAGCCGACAGCAATCATGCGCTGGCAAAAAAGTATTTGCGCAATGGGTTTGGCTGCATTTTGTCGTTTGGCATCAAAGGCGGCGCAAAGTCGGGCGAAACGTTTATTAATTCAGTGAAGCTTGCGAGCCATTTGGCCAATGTTGGCGATGCCAAAACACTGGTGATTCATCCGGCTTCAACGACGCATCAGCAGCTGAGCGAAGCCGAGCAAATCGCGGCGGGGGTTTCTCCCGACATGATCCGCGTTTCGGTTGGAATCGAACATATCGATGACATCAAGGCTGATTTTGAGCAAGCTTTTGCGAAAGTTAAATGA